The Sinorhizobium alkalisoli genomic interval ACTCTTCGAGCAGTTGCGCGATGGCGGGCGCCTCGTGGTCGTTGAAGGCTTTAGTAACGCATCCCGTGCGAAGCTTTACATGCGCGAATCGGGAAGGACGTCCGAGCGGCCCGATTTCAATACGTCCGTGAAGCCTCTGCCCGGTTTCCGCCGTGAGCAGACATTTGTTTTTTGATGGCTCCTCCCATTGAGGTGCCTCATTATATGAGCATCGGCGCAAAAAAGTCGATGTTGCCGATTGGCAACGTGTTGCCTGTTTCTCTTTGAAATGCCCGGGTCGAGTGGTGGTGCACAGTTGTCGCAAAGCCGAATCCGGGGTTCATAGAGCAAAGAAGCGGTGATTTGCCTGCCGGTGCGTGGCTTTGCGCGCCATTACTGGTTGAGCGAATCAACCCGTGGGGACTTGCTACTAACTTGCGGGCGGCAACGCCGCCCGGCTGATCGGAGGTAAGATCGTGTCGTTTGTTCGCAAAACAGCCTTGTGGGCGGCTGTTTCAACCAGCCTGTTGCTTGCGCCGCACGCCGCGTCCGCCGAGTCGATCTTCGGTGCAATGGCCAAGGCCTACGCGAACAACCCGGATCTGAACGCGGCGCGCGCCGGCCTGCGCGCAACCGACGAGGGGGTTCCGATCGCAAAGTCCGGCTATCGGCCGCAGGTGTCCGCCGCGGCGACCGGGACGCTGTCGCGCGTCGATAGCGAGGCGACGGGCACGCGCGACCTTCATAGCGGGCAGATCGGCATCTCGATCACCCAGACCGTTTTCGACGGGTTCCAGACCCTGAACAATGTCAGGGCGGCAGAGTCGACGGTTTTTTCGAGCCGTGAGACGCTGAAGGCCAACGAAATCCAGATTCTTCTGGCGGCCGCACAATCCTACGCCAACATCGCCCGCGACCAGCAGATCGTCTCCATACGCCGCCAGAACCTGGCCTTCCTTCGCGAGCAGTTGAGCGCGGCCGAAGCGCGCCTCGATGTGGGCGAAGGCACCCGTACCGATGTGAGCCAGGCGCAGGCGGAACTCGCCAATGCCCAGTCGCTGCTCGTTGCGGCGGTCGCGCAGCTGAAGCAGAGCGAAGCGGTCTATGTGCAGATCGTCGGCGCGGTTCCGACGGGCATCAGGCAGCCCGGCCCGGCAACCAAGGCCATGCCAAGGTCGCTCGATCAGGCCGTCGCCACGGGCCTTAGGGAAAACCCGCAGATCCTGGCTGCGCAATATGCCGTCGATTCGGCCGGCTTTCAGGTGAAGTCGGCCGAAGGCACCATGTTGCCGGGTGTCGTCCTCCAGGGCGCGGTCACCCGCAACACCGGCAACGTCTCCACGGACAACACCACGGCGAGCATCACGGCCCGGCTCGAAGTGCCGATCTATCAGGGCGGCGCGGAATACGGCCAGATCCGCCAGGCCAAGGAACGCCTCGGCCAGCAGCGGATCCTCGTCGATTCGGCGCGTGCATCGGTGCAGCAGACCGTCGTCTCCGCCCATGCTCAGCTTGAATCGGCGCTCGCCCGCATCACTGCCAGCCGGTCGCAGATTTCCGCCGCCAACCTGG includes:
- the tolC gene encoding outer membrane channel protein TolC, encoding MVSFVRKTALWAAVSTSLLLAPHAASAESIFGAMAKAYANNPDLNAARAGLRATDEGVPIAKSGYRPQVSAAATGTLSRVDSEATGTRDLHSGQIGISITQTVFDGFQTLNNVRAAESTVFSSRETLKANEIQILLAAAQSYANIARDQQIVSIRRQNLAFLREQLSAAEARLDVGEGTRTDVSQAQAELANAQSLLVAAVAQLKQSEAVYVQIVGAVPTGIRQPGPATKAMPRSLDQAVATGLRENPQILAAQYAVDSAGFQVKSAEGTMLPGVVLQGAVTRNTGNVSTDNTTASITARLEVPIYQGGAEYGQIRQAKERLGQQRILVDSARASVQQTVVSAHAQLESALARITASRSQISAANLALEGVVEERKVGQRTTLDVLDAQQDVLNAQESLAVAQRDAVVASYALLAAMGRLTVRTQGLQVAEYRAEEHYEAVKDKWFGLRTVDGR